Proteins co-encoded in one Clarias gariepinus isolate MV-2021 ecotype Netherlands chromosome 13, CGAR_prim_01v2, whole genome shotgun sequence genomic window:
- the ephx2 gene encoding bifunctional epoxide hydrolase 2 yields MKKAVLFNLWGVVVTPHPLQHLLEKFSNIQGDGISNSSDKRSSENAVVRAERGIITFSQMIAELESECEKDAVSQTLSAPFSALKLYDEIKKVQINSNVLDVSATLQRNGIKTGVVANIWVDDSPQRDTLAKILSTVKSCFDVVVCSCHTGSRLPEPAIFHTALDELTVKSNQAIWLDTNEESIQAAESLGMTAVKITNISEAMMAIEKVTEIKVTNEQQPISCNPEEISHGYVTVKPGVKIHFVEMGEGPPVLLCHGFPESWFSWRYQLPAMANAGFRAIAVDLKGFGDSTVPEDIEEYSQENILQELVTFLDKLGLTQVTLVGHDWGGVFAWNMALYYPERLRAVASLNTPLFPVDPNKNPMQALKALPVFEYQIYFQEPGVAEAELEKDLERTFKLLFTASYEKGTHPQLDTIGVIKRGGLLVGMPEEVPRSAILSEAELQYYIQQYRKSGFRGPLNLYRNVERNWRWMCSRPRGKILMPALMVTAGKDRVLLPQFSTGMEQIIPSLSRAHIEDCGHWTQMERPTETNKILISWLKEIHQKMSIPFLPKL; encoded by the exons ATGAAGAAAGCTGTGCTTTTCAACTTGTGGGGCGTCGTCGTTACTCCTCACCCACTACAGCATTTACTCGAAAAGTTTTCAAACATTCAAGG AGATGGTATATCCAACTCGAGTGACAAAAGAAGCAGTGAGAATGCTGTGGTTCGTGCTGAACGGGGGATAATCACCTTTTCTCAG ATGATTGCAGAACTGGAATCTGAGTGTGAAAAAGATGCAGTCAGTCAGACCCTGTCTGCACCGTTCTCTGCCCTGAAACTCTATGATGAGATAAAGAAGGTGCAGATTAATAGCAATGTTCTTGATGTTTCTGCCACACTCCAGAGAAATG GCATAAAAACTGGTGTTGTAGCCAATATCTGGGTTGATGACTCTCCTCAGAGGGACACACTGGCTAAGATTCTATCCACGGTGAAGAGCTGTTTTGATGTAGTAGTATGCTCTTGCCACACTGGATCAAGGCTTCCTGAACCTGCGATATTTCACACTGCCTTAGATGAGTTGACCGTTAAATCCAACCAG GCTATCTGGTTGGACACGAATGAGGAAAGTATTCAGGCAGCTGAAAGCTTGGGCATGACAGCTGTTAAGATTACTAATATCAGTGAAGCAATGATGGCAATAGAGAAAGTTACAGAGATAAAG GTTACTAATGAGCAACAGCCTATCAGCTGTAATCCTGAAGAGATCAGCCATGGATATGTCACTGTTAAG CCTGGGGTGAAGATTCATTTTGTGGAAATGGGGGAAGGGCCTCCAGTCCTGCTCTGCCATGGATTCCCAGAAAGCTGGTTTTCCTGGAGATACCAG CTTCCTGCCATGGCTAATGCTGGATTCAGGGCGATTGCTGTAGACCTAAAAGGTTTTGGTGACTCGACTGTTCCAGAAG ATATTGAGGAGTATTCTcaagaaaatattttacag GAGCTGGTGACCTTTCTGGATAAGTTG GGCCTTACCCAGGTTACTCTGGTGGGTCATGACTGGGGTGGTGTGTTTGCATGGAACATGGCTCTATATTACCCAGAGAGACTAAG GGCTGTGGCTTCTCTCAACACTCCCCTTTTCCCTGTGGATCCAAACAAAAATCCAATGCAGGCACTTAAGGCTTTACCAGTTTTTGAATATCAAATCTACTTCCAGGAGCCT GGTGTAGCAGAGGCTGAGCTGGAGAAGGACCTGGAGAGAACTTTCAAACTGCTGTTCACTGCTAGTTATGAGAAA GGCACTCATCCTCAACTGGATACAATTGGGGTCATTAAGAGAG GTGGTCTGTTAGTTGGAATGCCAGAAGAAGTTCCCAGAAGTGCTATTCTGAGTGAGGCAGAGCTGCAGTACTACATCCAGCAGTATAGAAAGAGTGGCTTCAG GGGTCCTCTGAATTTGTATCGGAATGTAGAGAGGAACTGGCGCTGGATGTGTTCGAGGCCAAGGGGCAAG ATCCTGATGCCAGCATTGATGGTGACTGCGGGGAAAGACAGGGTGCTTCTTCCCCAGTTTTCCACTGGCATGGAGCAAATA ATTCCCAGTTTATCGAGGGCTCATATTGAGGACTGTGGACACTGGACCCAAATGGAGAG
- the chrna2a gene encoding neuronal acetylcholine receptor subunit alpha-2a translates to MGRELLLFMAPLLCWVCKADDWTHAHAEDKLFKKLFSTYNKWSRPVRNITDVVIVKFGLSIAQLIDVDEKNQMMTTNVWLKQEWNDYKLRWEPSDYDNVTSIRVPSEFIWVPDIVLYNNADGEFAVTHMTKAHLFYTGEVRWVPPAIYKSSCSIDVTFFPFDQQNCKMKFGSWTYDKAKIDLERIEKTVDLKDYWESGEWAIVNAVGTYNTKKYDCCHEIYPDITYFFIIRRLPLFYTINLIIPCLLISCLTVLVFYLPSDCGEKITLCISVLLSLTVFLLLITEIIPSTSLVIPLIGEYLLFIMIFVTLSIVITVFVLNVHHRSPSTHKMPRWVQSVFLGFIPRFLFMKRPEPGQTHRQQQEKRHVMNHCSNLSTSKSWLQQETDVDVGVHWNKENNVATYSFSPATSLNLSDSETSLKKCDIQQQGQRITLIQRPANLSHLESEPRVPCSPGLLQALEGVQYIADYLHAEDTDFSVKEDWKYVAMVIDRIFLWMFIIVCLLGTVGLFLPPWLSGMI, encoded by the exons ATGGGACGAGAGCTTTTATTGTTCATGGCGCCATTGCTCTGCTGGGTCTGTAAAGCTG ATGACTGGACCCATGCTCATGCTGAGGACAAGCTCTTTAAGAAACTCTTCAGTACCTACAATAAGTGGTCCAGACCTGTGCGCAATATTACTGATGTAGTCATTGTCAAGTTTGGTCTCTCAATTGCTCAACTCATTGATGTG GATGAGAAAAATCAGATGATGACGACGAATGTTTGGTTGAAGCAG GAATGGAATGACTACAAACTGCGTTGGGAGCCGTCAGATTACGACAATGTAACATCCATCAGGGTGCCATCAGAATTTATTTGGGTACCAGACATTGTTCTGTATAATAA TGCAGATGGTGAGTTTGCTGTGACTCACATGACCAAAGCCCACTTGTTCTACACAGGGGAGGTGCGTTGGGTGCCTCCTGCTATCTACAAGAGTTCATGCAGCATTGATGTCACCTTCTTTCCCTTTGATCAACAAAATTGCAAAATGAAGTTTGGCTCTTGGACGTATGACAAAGCCAAAATTGACCTGGAACGCATTGAGAAAACTGTGGACCTAAAGGATTACTGGGAGAGTGGGGAGTGGGCCATCGTGAATGCTGTGGGTACATACAACACCAAAAAATATGACTGTTGTCATGAAATCTACCCAGACATCACTTACTTCTTCATCATTCGTCGCCTTCCTCTTTTCTACACCATCAACCTCATCATCCCGTGCTTGCTCATCTCCTGTCTGACTGTGTTGGTTTTCTACCTACCCTCAGACTGTGGGGAGAAGATCACACTGTGCATATCTGTCCTCCTTTCCCTGACTGTTTTCCTCCTGCTCATCACTGAGATCATTCCATCCACCTCTCTGGTCATCCCACTAATCGGAGAGTATTTGCTCTTCATCATGATTTTTGTAACACTCTCTATTGTCATCACTGTATTTGTCCTGAACGTGCACCACCGCTCTCCCAGTACTCACAAGATGCCACGCTGGGTTCAGTCGGTATTCTTGGGCTTCATCCCCCGTTTTCTCTTTATGAAGCGTCCAGAGCCTGGCCAGACACATCGCCAGCAACAAGAAAAGAGACATGTTATGAATCATTGCTCCAACCTCAGCACCTCTAAAAGCTGGTTGCAGCAGGAGACAGATGTGGATGTAGGTGTACATTGGAATAAGGAGAACAATGTAGCCACCTATTCTTTTTCTCCTGCTACATCGTTAAACTTGTCTGACTCTGAGACCTCACTGAAAAAGTGTGACATCCAACAGCAAGGACAAAGGATAACCCTCATTCAGCGACCTGCAAACCTGAGCCATCTGGAGTCTGAGCCAAGAGTGCCATGCTCCCCAGGTCTTCTACAGGCCTTGGAAGGAGTGCAATACATTGCTGATTATCTGCATGCTGAGGATACAGACTTCTCT GTCAAGGAGGACTGGAAATACGTGGCAATGGTGATTGACCGCATTTTCCTCTGGATGTTTATCATTGTCTGCCTGTTGGGGACAGTTGGCCTCTTCTTGCCTCCCTGGCTCTCGGGGATGATCTAG